A window of the Microvirga terrae genome harbors these coding sequences:
- the aac(6') gene encoding aminoglycoside 6'-N-acetyltransferase — MNDGTGPRIEPCALHSLEEWAVLRHALWPEAPVQDHLSDAQAMLWEQKKAAAFLVRLPDGTAAGFAEAALRHDYVNGCSTSPVAFLEGIYVEPEHRHRGLARLLCRAVEAWARRHGCREFASDALLANTASHGMHEALGFEETERIVCYRKPLSSS, encoded by the coding sequence GTGAATGACGGCACCGGCCCGAGGATCGAGCCCTGCGCCCTCCACTCCCTGGAGGAATGGGCCGTCCTGCGCCATGCCCTCTGGCCGGAAGCTCCGGTGCAGGACCATCTCTCCGACGCGCAGGCCATGCTCTGGGAGCAGAAGAAGGCCGCCGCCTTTCTCGTCCGCCTGCCCGACGGCACGGCGGCCGGCTTTGCCGAGGCCGCCCTGCGCCATGACTACGTGAACGGCTGCAGCACCTCGCCCGTGGCGTTCCTCGAAGGCATCTACGTGGAACCGGAACACCGCCACCGGGGGCTCGCCCGCCTGCTCTGCCGCGCCGTTGAGGCTTGGGCGCGGCGGCACGGCTGCCGCGAGTTCGCCTCCGATGCCCTGCTCGCCAACACGGCCTCGCACGGCATGCACGAAGCCCTGGGATTCGAGGAGACGGAGCGGATCGTCTGCTACCGCAAGCCGCTGTCCTCCTCCTGA
- a CDS encoding hybrid sensor histidine kinase/response regulator, whose translation MNAVPGHRTSSEGRFQLLVDAVTDYAIYMLDPTGVVISWNPGAQRFKGYVESEIIGEHFSRFYTDEDRATELPRRALETAAREGKFEAEGWRVRKDGTRFWAHVVIDPIRSPHGELIGYAKITRDLTERKLAQEALKESEERFRLLVQGVTDYAIYMLDPQGRVTNWNPGAQRIKGYAESEIVGEHFSRFYTDEDRATELPRRALETAAREGKFEAEGWRVRRDGTRFWANVVIDPIRNDRGELIGYAKITRDITERRATQEALEATQLALFQAQKMEAVGQLTGGVAHDFNNLLTIIVNNLDLLTRNARDPRDVKLIESAQRAAERGAKLTQQLLAFSRRQPLQPDAHNPNTLIEGFESVLRRACGEMIRLQLSLPQRTRWVSVDAPQFESALLNLIVNARDAMPKGGSIKIMTGNATLGEQEAAASNLPPGQYVSIAVQDTGTGMTPDIVERVFEPFFTTKEIGKGTGLGLSQVYGFVTQSGGAIKIDSTPGQGTKVIMLLPAQESGDEASGEDDETERPARDSAGTVLIVEDEPAVLEVASDIFDSLGYDVVTATDANEALKVLEDDPSIDVLFSDVIMPNGMNGVELSRRAREMRPDLKILLASGYPMSALPSDGLGAGVSFISKPYRWTELADKLRALRTVG comes from the coding sequence ATGAATGCAGTGCCTGGTCATAGGACGTCGTCGGAGGGTCGCTTTCAACTCCTCGTCGACGCCGTCACGGATTACGCCATCTACATGCTCGACCCGACCGGTGTCGTGATCAGCTGGAATCCAGGCGCCCAGCGTTTCAAAGGCTATGTGGAAAGCGAGATCATCGGCGAGCATTTCTCGCGCTTCTACACGGACGAGGACAGGGCGACCGAGCTGCCGCGCCGCGCTTTGGAAACCGCCGCCCGCGAGGGCAAGTTCGAGGCGGAAGGCTGGCGGGTGCGCAAGGACGGCACCCGGTTCTGGGCGCATGTGGTCATCGACCCAATCCGCAGCCCGCACGGGGAGCTGATCGGCTACGCCAAGATCACCCGCGACCTCACCGAGAGAAAGCTGGCCCAGGAGGCCCTGAAGGAGAGCGAGGAGCGCTTCCGCCTGCTGGTCCAGGGCGTGACCGACTATGCCATCTACATGCTCGACCCCCAGGGCCGCGTGACGAACTGGAATCCAGGCGCCCAGCGCATCAAGGGCTATGCGGAGAGCGAGATCGTCGGCGAGCATTTCTCGCGCTTCTACACGGACGAGGACCGGGCGACCGAGCTGCCGCGCCGCGCTTTGGAAACCGCCGCCCGCGAGGGCAAGTTCGAGGCGGAAGGCTGGCGGGTGCGCCGGGACGGCACACGGTTCTGGGCCAACGTCGTCATCGATCCAATCCGGAACGACCGGGGCGAGCTGATCGGCTATGCCAAGATCACCCGCGACATCACGGAACGCCGAGCGACGCAGGAGGCGCTCGAAGCGACGCAGCTGGCCCTTTTCCAGGCCCAGAAGATGGAGGCTGTCGGCCAGCTCACGGGCGGCGTCGCGCATGACTTCAACAACCTTCTGACGATCATCGTCAACAACCTCGATCTCCTGACGCGCAACGCGCGCGATCCGCGCGACGTCAAGCTGATCGAGAGTGCGCAGCGCGCGGCCGAACGCGGCGCCAAGCTCACCCAGCAATTGCTCGCCTTCTCCCGCCGCCAGCCCTTGCAGCCCGATGCGCACAATCCGAACACGCTCATCGAGGGCTTCGAGTCGGTTCTGCGGCGAGCCTGCGGCGAGATGATCCGGCTGCAGCTCTCGCTGCCTCAGCGGACCCGATGGGTCTCGGTCGACGCGCCTCAATTCGAGTCCGCGCTGCTCAACCTCATCGTCAACGCGCGCGACGCGATGCCGAAGGGCGGCTCCATCAAGATCATGACGGGAAACGCCACCCTCGGCGAGCAGGAAGCGGCAGCGTCGAACCTGCCGCCGGGCCAGTACGTCTCGATCGCCGTGCAGGACACCGGAACAGGCATGACGCCGGACATCGTCGAGCGCGTGTTCGAGCCCTTCTTCACCACCAAGGAGATCGGCAAGGGCACGGGCCTGGGACTGAGCCAGGTCTATGGCTTCGTGACCCAGTCGGGCGGCGCGATCAAGATCGACAGCACCCCCGGCCAGGGCACCAAGGTCATCATGCTTCTGCCGGCCCAGGAGAGCGGCGACGAGGCGTCAGGGGAGGACGACGAGACGGAGCGTCCGGCCCGGGACAGCGCCGGGACCGTGCTGATCGTCGAGGACGAGCCCGCCGTCCTGGAGGTCGCGAGCGACATCTTCGACAGCCTCGGCTACGACGTGGTGACGGCGACCGACGCCAACGAGGCGCTCAAGGTTCTCGAGGATGACCCGTCCATCGACGTCCTGTTCAGCGACGTGATCATGCCCAACGGGATGAACGGGGTCGAGCTGTCGCGACGGGCCCGCGAGATGCGGCCCGATCTCAAGATCCTGCTCGCTTCGGGGTATCCCATGTCGGCCCTGCCCTCCGACGGCCTGGGCGCAGGCGTGTCGTTCATCAGCAAGCCCTACCGCTGGACCGAGCTCGCCGACAAGCTGCGGGCGCTCCGCACGGTCGGCTGA
- a CDS encoding superoxide dismutase: MLSRRHLLTGATLLAASAAIPRAWAQAPSGPFKLDPLPYAPSKNEPHIDAQTMEIHHDRHHAAYVNNLNTALAQNAEAAKMPLQDMLANLSKVPESIRTAVRNNGGGHANHTMFWQIMGGSGGEPSGELKAAIDRDLGGFQKFQADFNTAGERQFGSGWVFVTVARDGKLALTTRPNQDTPLMDGQRVLMGNDVWEHAYYLKYQNRRPDYLKAWWNVLDWNRIGQRYAAAKSGTLTV; encoded by the coding sequence ATGCTCAGCCGCCGACATCTTCTGACAGGTGCAACCCTGCTGGCCGCCAGCGCTGCCATTCCGCGCGCCTGGGCGCAAGCCCCCTCCGGACCGTTCAAGCTCGATCCGTTACCCTACGCGCCCTCCAAGAACGAGCCGCATATCGACGCCCAGACCATGGAGATCCACCATGACAGGCACCACGCGGCCTACGTCAACAATCTCAACACGGCGCTCGCCCAGAACGCCGAGGCGGCCAAAATGCCGCTCCAGGACATGCTGGCGAACCTGAGCAAGGTCCCGGAATCGATCCGCACGGCCGTGCGCAACAACGGCGGCGGGCATGCCAACCACACGATGTTCTGGCAGATCATGGGCGGGTCGGGCGGCGAGCCCTCGGGTGAGCTCAAGGCCGCCATCGACCGCGACCTCGGCGGGTTCCAGAAATTCCAGGCCGATTTCAACACCGCCGGGGAGCGGCAGTTCGGCTCCGGCTGGGTCTTCGTCACGGTTGCCCGCGACGGCAAGCTCGCCCTGACCACCAGGCCGAACCAGGACACGCCCCTGATGGACGGGCAACGGGTCCTCATGGGCAACGACGTCTGGGAGCACGCCTATTACCTGAAATACCAGAACCGCCGGCCGGACTACCTCAAGGCCTGGTGGAACGTGCTCGACTGGAACAGGATCGGCCAGCGTTATGCTGCGGCGAAGTCGGGAACGCTGACGGTTTGA
- a CDS encoding DUF2339 domain-containing protein, producing MVLLALLVLSIPACAIAGLVLGLSARRKLIILQEHIAALEGELRLIKARAGGGAPSADHAPVPEPTVEQPAEPEPEPDPSPEPVPTTAPVPAIPAAAPQPAAKTRDFEEKLGARWAVWVGGVALAFGGIFLVRYSIEQNLLSPGTRIALGGLFALLLIGAGEWLRRREQDLRLPGLPSANVPAILTAAGTCTAFASAYAAYALYGLIGPGATFVTLGIVAVLTMIAATLHGPILAALGLLGAMGSPLLVSSDRPQPWALVIYLAFVVLPAYGVARLRVWRWLALAAPIGVLAWTFLIFILDGTDALPAMVHLVIQTGLAAAFLAVVPYRHVPDQEARIDRPASGILLAFALAGIAISGSVIVGDGRPVFVAALGLVLLATGIRVPAAAPAAAWAALTAAGALLVWPIAAEVGGTPESLFYQEGDAFAVRPHAVEAFLGLALLAPAAVAGASLVRLARSPGLRLATAAWYAGAATAGPLLALIAAYWRVTDFEPSLSFALVAGGLALAFVLASQWLIRRNPGDAPALRLGLGATASAALAGLALGLTFALDKGMLTVAFALTALGTAWIADRIAIPALRYAVGAIGVIILGRLIWDPTIVGGDPGPVLINWLLWGYGVPALAFLAASRLLQRTGRDWTVRLTESLGIAFAAFLVFFEIRHALRAGDPLAATTDLLEIGLVATESFVFALVLTRLDVRHADPVYRWGSLIFRVLSLVLCAGGLLLVANPLLTEEEIPGGPIFNALIPAYLLPAILAAGLALVERRARPPLYSLSSAVLSLVLFSTYVGLAIRRIAAGPQLALWQGFTQGEQWSYSLALLVIGILLLGLGLAFNSRPARLVSAIYLVLAVLKVFIIDLSNLEGVMRALSFIGLGLVLIGIGLVYQRLLARRPSDAAIPS from the coding sequence ATGGTCCTGCTCGCTCTGCTGGTTCTGAGCATTCCCGCCTGCGCCATCGCCGGGCTGGTCCTCGGCCTCTCGGCCCGCAGGAAGCTTATCATTCTCCAAGAGCACATCGCGGCTCTCGAAGGCGAGTTGCGCCTGATCAAGGCACGGGCGGGCGGAGGCGCTCCGTCGGCCGATCACGCTCCGGTTCCGGAACCGACCGTCGAACAGCCCGCGGAGCCGGAGCCTGAACCCGACCCGTCACCGGAACCCGTTCCGACAACCGCCCCGGTCCCGGCGATCCCGGCCGCAGCGCCGCAGCCCGCCGCAAAGACACGGGACTTCGAAGAGAAGCTCGGCGCCCGCTGGGCCGTCTGGGTCGGCGGCGTCGCCCTGGCGTTCGGCGGCATCTTCCTCGTGCGCTATTCCATCGAGCAGAACCTGCTCAGCCCCGGGACGCGGATCGCCCTGGGCGGGCTTTTCGCGCTTCTCCTGATCGGCGCGGGCGAATGGCTGCGCCGCCGGGAGCAGGATCTCAGGCTGCCGGGCCTTCCGTCCGCCAACGTTCCGGCCATTCTGACGGCGGCCGGCACCTGCACGGCCTTCGCGTCGGCCTATGCGGCCTATGCCCTCTACGGTCTGATCGGACCGGGCGCGACCTTCGTGACCCTCGGCATCGTGGCGGTGCTGACCATGATCGCCGCGACCCTGCATGGTCCGATCCTCGCGGCCCTCGGGCTCCTCGGCGCAATGGGCAGCCCTCTTCTCGTGTCCTCCGACAGGCCCCAGCCCTGGGCGCTCGTGATCTACCTCGCCTTCGTGGTGCTGCCGGCCTACGGGGTCGCGCGCCTGCGCGTCTGGCGCTGGCTGGCGCTCGCCGCCCCCATCGGGGTGCTCGCCTGGACGTTCCTCATCTTTATCCTGGACGGGACGGATGCCCTGCCGGCCATGGTGCATCTCGTGATCCAGACCGGCCTCGCGGCCGCCTTCCTGGCGGTCGTCCCCTATCGGCACGTTCCCGACCAGGAGGCCCGCATCGACCGGCCCGCGAGCGGCATCCTCCTGGCCTTCGCCCTGGCCGGCATCGCCATATCGGGATCCGTCATCGTCGGCGACGGCCGCCCGGTCTTCGTCGCCGCGCTCGGGCTCGTCCTCCTGGCGACCGGCATCCGCGTCCCGGCCGCCGCGCCGGCGGCCGCCTGGGCGGCCCTGACCGCCGCGGGCGCCCTCCTGGTCTGGCCGATCGCAGCCGAGGTCGGCGGGACGCCGGAAAGCCTCTTCTATCAGGAGGGCGACGCCTTCGCGGTTCGGCCCCACGCGGTCGAGGCCTTTCTCGGGCTCGCCCTTCTGGCTCCGGCGGCCGTCGCGGGAGCCTCGCTGGTCCGGCTCGCACGATCGCCCGGTCTTCGCCTCGCCACGGCCGCCTGGTACGCGGGAGCGGCGACCGCCGGCCCGCTCCTGGCGCTCATCGCCGCCTATTGGCGTGTGACCGACTTCGAGCCGAGCCTGTCCTTCGCCCTGGTCGCCGGCGGCCTGGCGCTTGCCTTCGTGCTGGCATCGCAATGGCTCATCCGCCGCAACCCCGGGGACGCGCCTGCCCTGCGCCTCGGCCTCGGCGCCACGGCCTCGGCGGCGCTCGCGGGTCTGGCGCTCGGCCTGACCTTCGCGCTCGACAAGGGCATGCTCACGGTGGCCTTCGCCCTGACGGCCCTCGGCACGGCCTGGATCGCCGACAGGATCGCCATTCCGGCCCTGCGCTACGCGGTGGGGGCCATCGGGGTGATCATCCTGGGACGGCTGATCTGGGACCCGACCATCGTCGGGGGCGACCCCGGCCCGGTCCTGATCAACTGGCTCCTCTGGGGCTACGGTGTTCCGGCCCTGGCCTTCCTGGCGGCGAGCCGCCTGCTCCAGCGAACGGGCCGCGACTGGACCGTGCGGCTCACGGAGAGCCTCGGGATCGCGTTCGCGGCCTTCCTGGTCTTCTTCGAGATCCGCCACGCGCTCCGGGCCGGAGATCCCCTGGCCGCGACCACCGACCTTCTGGAGATCGGCCTCGTTGCGACAGAAAGCTTCGTCTTCGCACTCGTCCTCACGCGCCTCGACGTCCGGCACGCCGACCCGGTCTATCGCTGGGGTTCGCTGATCTTCCGGGTCCTGTCCCTGGTTCTCTGCGCGGGCGGGCTCCTTCTCGTGGCCAATCCCCTTCTGACCGAGGAGGAGATCCCGGGAGGGCCGATCTTCAACGCGCTCATCCCGGCCTATCTCCTGCCGGCCATCCTGGCCGCCGGTCTGGCCCTCGTGGAGCGGCGCGCCCGGCCGCCCCTCTACAGCCTCTCCTCGGCGGTCCTGAGCCTCGTCCTGTTCTCGACCTATGTCGGACTGGCGATCCGGCGGATCGCCGCCGGTCCCCAGCTCGCCCTTTGGCAGGGCTTCACGCAGGGCGAGCAATGGAGCTACTCGCTGGCGCTCCTCGTCATCGGCATCCTCCTGCTCGGCCTGGGCCTCGCCTTCAACAGCCGTCCCGCGCGGCTCGTCTCGGCCATCTACCTGGTGCTGGCAGTGCTGAAGGTCTTCATCATCGACCTGTCCAACCTGGAGGGAGTCATGCGGGCCCTGTCATTTATTGGCCTGGGGCTTGTTCTCATCGGGATCGGTCTCGTCTATCAGAGACTCCTCGCGCGCCGACCAAGCGATGCCGCAATTCCATCGTGA
- a CDS encoding exodeoxyribonuclease VII small subunit: MTDTASIKTLPFEKALAELEDIVRRLERGDVPLEDSIAIYERGEALKKHCEQLLKKAEARIEKITIGPDGAASGTAPLDVAE; encoded by the coding sequence ATGACCGACACCGCCTCCATCAAGACCCTCCCCTTCGAGAAGGCCCTGGCCGAGCTGGAGGACATCGTCCGCCGTCTCGAGCGCGGCGACGTGCCCCTCGAGGACTCGATCGCCATCTACGAGCGCGGCGAGGCCCTGAAGAAGCATTGCGAGCAGCTCCTCAAGAAGGCCGAGGCCCGCATCGAGAAGATCACCATCGGGCCCGACGGCGCCGCCTCTGGCACGGCTCCGCTGGACGTGGCGGAATAA
- a CDS encoding tyrosine phosphatase family protein, producing MPTLHVCPLSRLTETVTATRASHVVSLMGAGAAVERPAGIAAERHLFIGVSDIVEPLEGYVLPAAEHIERILGFVQAWGRESPLVFHCWAGISRSTAAAYIAACALAPERDEAGIALELRGASPSATPNPRFVALADDLLGRRGRMVEAIRSIGRGAEAMEGTPFMLQLSCR from the coding sequence ATGCCGACCCTGCACGTCTGCCCCCTTTCCCGCCTGACCGAGACCGTGACGGCGACCCGCGCGAGCCATGTGGTGAGCCTCATGGGGGCCGGCGCCGCCGTGGAGCGTCCCGCCGGCATCGCGGCCGAGCGCCATCTCTTCATCGGGGTCAGCGATATCGTGGAGCCCCTGGAGGGCTATGTCCTGCCGGCCGCCGAGCATATCGAGCGGATTCTCGGCTTCGTGCAGGCCTGGGGCCGGGAGAGCCCTCTGGTCTTTCATTGCTGGGCCGGAATCAGCCGCTCCACCGCGGCCGCCTATATCGCGGCCTGCGCGCTGGCGCCCGAGCGGGACGAAGCCGGGATCGCGCTCGAGTTGCGCGGGGCCTCCCCCAGCGCGACGCCGAACCCGCGCTTTGTCGCCCTGGCCGATGATCTCCTCGGGCGTCGGGGCCGCATGGTCGAGGCGATCCGGTCCATCGGCCGAGGCGCCGAGGCTATGGAGGGCACACCCTTCATGTTACAGCTTAGCTGCCGATAG
- a CDS encoding FMN-binding negative transcriptional regulator — protein sequence MYQPPHFREDDLAVQHALIKAHPFGLLVTFGSEGLEANPIPFVLDASASARGTLKAHLSRANPQWRTFDPDQEALVVFQGPETYITPSWYAAKREHGKVVPTWNYAIVQARGRLIIRDDPDWLRRQIGAMTDLQEGPRPEPWSVGDAPAPFVAAQLKGIVGIEIEITRIEGKWKVSQNRSEADRIGVSAGLRLSADDASRRMAELVDARGARPRE from the coding sequence ATGTACCAGCCGCCGCATTTCCGCGAGGACGATCTCGCGGTTCAACACGCTCTCATCAAGGCCCATCCGTTCGGCCTTCTGGTGACGTTCGGCAGCGAGGGGCTCGAAGCCAATCCCATTCCCTTCGTGCTGGACGCCTCGGCCTCTGCGCGCGGAACCCTCAAGGCTCATCTGTCCCGCGCCAATCCCCAGTGGCGGACCTTCGACCCCGACCAGGAGGCCCTCGTGGTCTTTCAGGGCCCCGAGACCTACATCACGCCGTCCTGGTATGCGGCCAAGCGCGAGCACGGCAAGGTGGTGCCGACCTGGAACTACGCCATCGTGCAGGCCCGCGGCCGGCTCATCATCAGGGACGATCCGGACTGGCTGCGGCGGCAGATCGGCGCCATGACCGACCTGCAGGAAGGGCCGCGGCCGGAGCCCTGGAGCGTCGGCGATGCGCCCGCCCCCTTCGTGGCCGCCCAGCTCAAGGGCATCGTCGGCATCGAGATCGAGATCACCCGGATCGAGGGCAAGTGGAAGGTGAGCCAGAACCGCTCCGAGGCCGACCGGATCGGCGTGTCGGCGGGCCTGCGCCTGTCCGCGGACGATGCCTCGCGCCGGATGGCGGAGCTGGTCGACGCGCGGGGAGCCCGGCCGCGTGAATGA
- a CDS encoding DNA-3-methyladenine glycosylase I produces MTDGLILHPDHKTRCWWPGTDPFYVAYHDTEWGVPERDDRALFEKLILDGFQAGLSWITILRKRENFRRAFAGFDPAVIARFDQAQVEALMLETGIVRNRAKIEATIAGARAWLVIQERGGFSRFLWDFVDGRPVQTNAKTRRDVPTETEVSRKISKALKKEGFNFVGPTIVYAFMQAVGMTNDHLTGCYRHAECADLAGTL; encoded by the coding sequence ATGACCGACGGACTGATCCTGCATCCCGATCACAAGACCCGCTGCTGGTGGCCCGGAACCGACCCCTTCTACGTCGCCTATCACGACACGGAATGGGGCGTGCCGGAACGCGACGACCGGGCCCTGTTCGAGAAGCTCATTCTCGACGGCTTCCAGGCGGGCCTGTCCTGGATCACGATCCTGCGCAAGCGCGAGAATTTCCGCCGCGCCTTCGCGGGCTTCGATCCGGCGGTGATCGCCCGGTTCGACCAGGCGCAGGTCGAGGCGCTGATGCTCGAGACCGGCATCGTGCGCAACCGCGCCAAGATCGAGGCGACGATCGCCGGCGCCCGCGCCTGGCTGGTGATCCAGGAGCGCGGCGGCTTCTCGCGCTTCCTGTGGGATTTCGTCGACGGGCGGCCGGTCCAGACCAATGCGAAGACCCGCCGCGATGTGCCGACGGAGACCGAGGTCTCGCGCAAGATCTCGAAGGCTCTGAAGAAGGAGGGCTTCAACTTCGTCGGCCCCACCATCGTCTACGCCTTCATGCAGGCGGTCGGCATGACGAACGACCATCTCACCGGCTGCTATCGCCACGCGGAATGCGCGGACCTCGCCGGGACACTCTGA
- a CDS encoding YfbR-like 5'-deoxynucleotidase, with protein MGKEPRVWQRMLSGRRLNLLDPSPLDVELDDIAHGLARVARWNGQTVGGHIFSVAQHSLLVEAIASHTNPDMSREWRLAVLLHDAPEYVIGDIISPFKAVIGDAYKTIEAGLLGAIHLHFGLPAQPAAALKRFIKQADRQAAFLEATHLAGFSREEALKLFGRPEPLPRSVLALLEPWPVADAEDRYSEKVTMALAG; from the coding sequence ATGGGCAAGGAACCCCGCGTCTGGCAGCGGATGCTCTCCGGCCGCCGCCTCAACCTGCTCGACCCCTCGCCCCTCGACGTCGAGCTCGACGACATCGCCCACGGGCTTGCCCGCGTGGCCCGCTGGAACGGGCAGACGGTGGGCGGGCACATCTTCTCCGTCGCGCAGCACAGCCTGCTCGTCGAGGCCATCGCCAGCCACACGAACCCGGACATGTCGCGCGAGTGGCGCCTCGCGGTGCTGCTCCACGACGCGCCGGAATACGTGATCGGCGATATCATCTCGCCCTTCAAGGCGGTGATCGGCGACGCCTACAAGACCATCGAGGCCGGGCTGCTCGGGGCGATCCATCTGCATTTCGGCCTGCCCGCCCAACCGGCCGCGGCGCTCAAGCGCTTCATCAAGCAGGCCGACCGCCAGGCGGCCTTCCTGGAGGCGACGCATCTCGCGGGCTTTTCCCGCGAGGAGGCGCTCAAGCTCTTCGGCCGGCCCGAGCCCCTGCCCCGGTCCGTGCTCGCCCTGCTGGAGCCCTGGCCGGTGGCGGACGCGGAGGACCGTTACAGCGAGAAGGTGACGATGGCGCTGGCGGGGTGA
- the dxs gene encoding 1-deoxy-D-xylulose-5-phosphate synthase, whose translation MSTPLLDTIKTPDDLRRLHENQLRQVADELRTETISAVSVTGGHLGAGLGVVELTVALHYVFDTPRDRVIWDVGHQAYPHKILTGRRDRIRTLRQAEGLSGFTKRQESEYDPFGAAHSSTSISAGLGMAVARDLEGKTNNVIAVIGDGAMSAGMAYEAMNNAGAMHSRLIVILNDNDMSIAPPTGAMSSYLARLVSGGTYRGIRETAKQLAKKLPKFIYEKAQRAEEFARGFWTGGTMFEELGFYYVGPIDGHNLDHLLPILKNVRDTETGPILVHVVTKKGKGYAPAEAAADKYHGVVTFDVVTGAQTKAKANAPSYTKVFGESLIREARADDKIVAVTAAMPSGTGIDLFGKEFPARTFDVGIAEQHAVTFAAGMATEGYKPFCAIYSTFLQRAYDQVVHDVAIQNLPVRFALDRAGLVGADGPTHAGSFDVAYLGCLPNMVVMAAADEAELVHMVATAAAHDSGPIAFRYPRGEGVGVDMPEKGIPLAIGKGRIVKEGSRIALLSLGTRLSEALKAAEELEARGLSTTVADARFAKPLDEEMILRLARDHEVLVTIEEGSIGGFGSYVLQLLADRGALDRGSLKVRAMVLPDIYQDQDKPERMYAKAGLDSAGIVTKVFEALGREETRKASA comes from the coding sequence TTGTCCACACCTCTCCTCGACACCATCAAGACCCCGGACGATCTGCGTCGACTGCACGAAAACCAGCTCCGGCAGGTGGCGGACGAGCTGCGGACGGAGACGATCAGCGCCGTGTCCGTCACGGGCGGACATCTGGGCGCGGGCCTGGGCGTGGTCGAGCTGACCGTGGCGCTGCACTACGTGTTCGACACGCCCCGAGACCGGGTGATCTGGGACGTGGGCCATCAGGCCTACCCGCACAAGATCCTCACGGGCCGCCGCGACCGGATCCGCACCCTGCGCCAGGCGGAGGGATTGTCGGGCTTCACCAAGCGCCAGGAGAGCGAGTACGACCCCTTCGGGGCCGCCCATTCCTCCACGTCGATCTCGGCCGGCCTCGGCATGGCGGTGGCGCGGGACCTGGAGGGCAAGACAAACAACGTGATCGCCGTGATCGGCGACGGCGCCATGTCGGCCGGCATGGCCTACGAGGCCATGAACAACGCCGGCGCCATGCATTCGCGCCTCATCGTCATTCTCAACGACAACGACATGTCGATCGCCCCGCCCACCGGCGCCATGTCGTCCTATCTCGCCCGCCTGGTCTCCGGCGGCACGTATCGCGGGATCCGCGAGACGGCCAAGCAGCTGGCCAAGAAGCTGCCGAAATTCATCTACGAGAAGGCCCAGCGCGCCGAGGAATTCGCCCGCGGCTTCTGGACCGGCGGCACCATGTTCGAGGAGCTCGGCTTCTACTATGTCGGGCCGATCGACGGCCACAACCTCGACCACCTGCTGCCGATCCTCAAGAACGTGCGCGACACCGAGACCGGGCCGATCCTGGTCCACGTGGTGACCAAGAAGGGCAAGGGCTACGCGCCCGCGGAAGCCGCCGCCGACAAGTATCACGGGGTGGTCACCTTCGACGTGGTGACCGGCGCGCAGACCAAGGCCAAGGCGAACGCTCCGTCCTACACCAAGGTGTTCGGCGAGAGCCTGATCCGGGAAGCGAGGGCCGACGACAAGATCGTGGCCGTCACGGCCGCCATGCCGTCGGGCACCGGGATCGACCTGTTCGGCAAGGAATTCCCGGCCCGCACCTTCGACGTGGGCATCGCCGAGCAGCATGCGGTCACGTTCGCGGCCGGCATGGCGACCGAGGGCTACAAGCCGTTCTGCGCCATCTATTCCACCTTCCTGCAGCGCGCCTACGACCAGGTCGTACACGACGTGGCGATCCAGAACCTGCCCGTGCGCTTCGCCCTGGACCGGGCGGGCCTCGTCGGCGCCGACGGCCCGACCCATGCGGGCTCCTTCGACGTCGCCTATCTCGGCTGCCTGCCCAACATGGTGGTGATGGCGGCCGCCGACGAGGCGGAGCTCGTCCACATGGTGGCGACCGCGGCCGCCCATGATTCCGGCCCGATCGCGTTCCGCTACCCCCGCGGCGAGGGCGTGGGCGTCGACATGCCGGAAAAGGGAATCCCGCTCGCGATCGGCAAGGGCCGGATCGTCAAGGAAGGCAGCCGGATCGCGCTCCTGTCGCTCGGCACCCGCCTGTCCGAGGCCCTGAAGGCTGCCGAGGAGCTGGAGGCGCGCGGCCTCTCCACCACCGTGGCGGATGCCCGCTTCGCCAAGCCGCTCGACGAGGAGATGATCCTGCGGCTCGCCCGCGACCACGAGGTTCTCGTCACCATCGAGGAGGGCTCCATCGGAGGCTTCGGCTCCTACGTGCTGCAGCTCCTCGCCGACCGAGGCGCCCTCGACCGAGGCAGCCTCAAGGTGCGCGCCATGGTCCTGCCCGACATCTACCAGGACCAGGACAAGCCCGAGCGCATGTACGCCAAGGCCGGGCTCGATTCCGCCGGGATCGTCACCAAGGTGTTCGAGGCCCTGGGCCGGGAAGAAACCCGCAAGGCAAGCGCTTAG